One genomic region from Manis pentadactyla isolate mManPen7 chromosome 12, mManPen7.hap1, whole genome shotgun sequence encodes:
- the KPNA5 gene encoding LOW QUALITY PROTEIN: importin subunit alpha-6 (The sequence of the model RefSeq protein was modified relative to this genomic sequence to represent the inferred CDS: deleted 1 base in 1 codon; substituted 1 base at 1 genomic stop codon), producing the protein MTDGDIQTQAATDANIFPLLTEILQKAEFHTIKKSALAVTYVAYRGTPEQIRYLVALGCIELLCNLLTVMNSKIVQVALNRLENILHLGEQEFKQNGKSINPYCAVIEEVCLSNNFVYVYMLCIIGLDKIKFLQSHESQEIYKKAFDLIEHCFGVKEDPSIVPQVDETQQQLICQQXEAPVEEFKL; encoded by the exons GCTGCTAcagatgcaaatatttttcctcttttgacTGAGATTCTGCAGAAAGCAGAGTTTcacacaataaaaaaatcagcTTTGGCTGTAACTTATGTGGCATACAGAGGCACTCCAGAACAAATAAG gTATTTGGTAGCCTTAGGTTGCATTGAACTACTTTGTAACCTGTTGACTGTTATGAATTCAAAAATAGTC CAAGTGGCTTTAAATAGactagaaaatattttacatcttGGAGAACAAGAATTTAAGCAGAATGGAAAAAGCATTAATCCATACTGTGCTGTCATTGAAGAAGTATG CTTGAGTAACAattttgtttatgtatatatgcttTGTATAATAGGTCTggataaaattaaatttcttcaAAGCCATGAAAGTCAGGAAATTTACAAAAAGGCTTTTGATCTGATTGAACATTGCTTTGGTGTAAAAGAAGACCCCAGCATTGTCCCTCAGGTGGATGAAACCCAACAACAGTTGATATGTCAGCAATAGGAAGCACCAGTGGAAGAGTTTAAACTTTAA